Proteins co-encoded in one Oncorhynchus keta strain PuntledgeMale-10-30-2019 chromosome 36, Oket_V2, whole genome shotgun sequence genomic window:
- the mgmt gene encoding methylated-DNA--protein-cysteine methyltransferase isoform X2 — protein sequence MSGSKKHQESCGCHKYFHGNDMKSPSQCRQRTISLQSPLGKIQVSGCENGVHTIQILMDVPLAERSGDTSLSCVVTVSNGQEEMGPELQYCVEWLRAYFSEPWTVGRLPPPVFHHPTLHGDSFTSRVLQTLVRDVKVGETVSYKRLAEMAGNPRAVRAVGGAMRRNPVPLLIPCHRVISSSGQSGMYMGGKGVLFHKGSEIHPIFTALFLS from the exons ATGAGTGGATCAAAGAAGCACCAGGAAAGTTGTGGGTGTCACAAATATTTTCAT GGCAATGACATGAAGAGTCCGAGTCAGTGCAGACAGAGGACCATCTCGTTGCAAAGTCCCCTGGGAAAGATCCAAGTCAGCGGATGTGAAAATGGTGTGCACACCATCCAGATCTTAATGGATGTTCCACTTGCAGaaag GAGTGGCGACACATCCCTAAGCTGTGTGGTCACTGTTAGTAATGGCCAAGAGGAAATGGGCCCAGAGTTGCAGTACTGCGTGGAATGGCTTCGGGCCTACTTCAGCGAGCCGTGGACCGTGGGGAGGCTCCCACCCCCAGTCTTTCATCACCCCACCCTGCATGGAG ATTCCTTCACCAGCCGGGTTCTGCAGACTCTTGTGCGGGACGTGAAGGTGGGAGAGACGGTGTCGTATAAGCGGCTGGCTGAGATGGCAGGAAACCCCAGGGCCGTGAGAGCTGTGGGAGGGGCCATGAGGAGGAACCCG GTGCCTCTTCTCATCCCCTGCCACCGCGTCATCTCCAGCAGTGGTCAGAGTGGGATGTACATGGGCGGCAAAG gAGTACTGTTTCATAAGGGTTCAGAAATCCACCCAATTTTTACAGCCCTTTTCCTGAGTTGA
- the mgmt gene encoding methylated-DNA--protein-cysteine methyltransferase isoform X3 has translation MSGSKKHQESCGCHKYFHGNDMKSPSQCRQRTISLQSPLGKIQVSGCENGVHTIQILMDVPLAERSGDTSLSCVVTVSNGQEEMGPELQYCVEWLRAYFSEPWTVGRLPPPVFHHPTLHGDSFTSRVLQTLVRDVKVGETVSYKRLAEMAGNPRAVRAVGGAMRRNPVPLLIPCHRVISSSGQSGMYMGGKGNHLKQWLLTHEKVREED, from the exons ATGAGTGGATCAAAGAAGCACCAGGAAAGTTGTGGGTGTCACAAATATTTTCAT GGCAATGACATGAAGAGTCCGAGTCAGTGCAGACAGAGGACCATCTCGTTGCAAAGTCCCCTGGGAAAGATCCAAGTCAGCGGATGTGAAAATGGTGTGCACACCATCCAGATCTTAATGGATGTTCCACTTGCAGaaag GAGTGGCGACACATCCCTAAGCTGTGTGGTCACTGTTAGTAATGGCCAAGAGGAAATGGGCCCAGAGTTGCAGTACTGCGTGGAATGGCTTCGGGCCTACTTCAGCGAGCCGTGGACCGTGGGGAGGCTCCCACCCCCAGTCTTTCATCACCCCACCCTGCATGGAG ATTCCTTCACCAGCCGGGTTCTGCAGACTCTTGTGCGGGACGTGAAGGTGGGAGAGACGGTGTCGTATAAGCGGCTGGCTGAGATGGCAGGAAACCCCAGGGCCGTGAGAGCTGTGGGAGGGGCCATGAGGAGGAACCCG GTGCCTCTTCTCATCCCCTGCCACCGCGTCATCTCCAGCAGTGGTCAGAGTGGGATGTACATGGGCGGCAAAGGTAACCATCTCAAACAATGGCTGCTCACCCACGAGAAGGTCAGAGAGGAAGACTGA
- the mgmt gene encoding methylated-DNA--protein-cysteine methyltransferase isoform X1, with the protein MSGSKKHQESCGCHKYFHGNDMKSPSQCRQRTISLQSPLGKIQVSGCENGVHTIQILMDVPLAERSGDTSLSCVVTVSNGQEEMGPELQYCVEWLRAYFSEPWTVGRLPPPVFHHPTLHGDSFTSRVLQTLVRDVKVGETVSYKRLAEMAGNPRAVRAVGGAMRRNPVPLLIPCHRVISSSGQSGMYMGGKGLRWQLYSTHFHMESWQRIR; encoded by the exons ATGAGTGGATCAAAGAAGCACCAGGAAAGTTGTGGGTGTCACAAATATTTTCAT GGCAATGACATGAAGAGTCCGAGTCAGTGCAGACAGAGGACCATCTCGTTGCAAAGTCCCCTGGGAAAGATCCAAGTCAGCGGATGTGAAAATGGTGTGCACACCATCCAGATCTTAATGGATGTTCCACTTGCAGaaag GAGTGGCGACACATCCCTAAGCTGTGTGGTCACTGTTAGTAATGGCCAAGAGGAAATGGGCCCAGAGTTGCAGTACTGCGTGGAATGGCTTCGGGCCTACTTCAGCGAGCCGTGGACCGTGGGGAGGCTCCCACCCCCAGTCTTTCATCACCCCACCCTGCATGGAG ATTCCTTCACCAGCCGGGTTCTGCAGACTCTTGTGCGGGACGTGAAGGTGGGAGAGACGGTGTCGTATAAGCGGCTGGCTGAGATGGCAGGAAACCCCAGGGCCGTGAGAGCTGTGGGAGGGGCCATGAGGAGGAACCCG GTGCCTCTTCTCATCCCCTGCCACCGCGTCATCTCCAGCAGTGGTCAGAGTGGGATGTACATGGGCGGCAAAG